A DNA window from Chelativorans sp. AA-79 contains the following coding sequences:
- a CDS encoding antitoxin of toxin-antitoxin stability system — protein sequence MPEIIETTVYRLNELSDEAKDKARAWYREGGFDYDWYDAVYEDFQQIAEILGVRFKTRTVRLMGGGSRQEPRIFFSGFWSQGDGACFEGYYSYRKNATAEIRSYAPQDRILHGIADALRSVQRRNFYQLRAEATHRGHYHHEYCMAISVERDSPTWQDMTADAEEVVIEALRDLARWLYRQLEREYEYLTSDEAVDETIAANDYTFTETGRRFG from the coding sequence ATGCCTGAGATCATCGAAACCACCGTCTATCGGCTCAACGAGCTTTCCGACGAGGCGAAGGACAAGGCCCGTGCTTGGTATCGCGAGGGAGGCTTCGACTACGACTGGTATGATGCGGTCTATGAGGATTTCCAGCAGATCGCGGAAATCCTGGGTGTCCGCTTCAAGACCCGCACCGTTCGCCTTATGGGCGGTGGGTCGCGTCAGGAGCCGCGCATCTTCTTCTCGGGCTTCTGGTCGCAAGGCGATGGCGCCTGCTTCGAGGGCTACTATTCTTACCGGAAAAACGCCACGGCCGAGATCCGATCCTATGCGCCGCAGGACAGGATTCTGCATGGCATCGCCGATGCCCTTCGGAGCGTCCAGCGGCGCAATTTCTACCAGCTTCGCGCCGAGGCTACGCATCGCGGCCATTACCACCACGAATATTGCATGGCGATCTCGGTCGAGCGCGACAGCCCGACGTGGCAGGACATGACCGCCGATGCCGAGGAAGTCGTCATCGAGGCGCTGCGCGATCTGGCCCGCTGGCTCTATCGCCAGCTTGAGCGCGAATACGAATACCTGACCTCGGATGAGGCGGTCGATGAGACGATCGCCGCCAACGACTACACCTTCACCGAGACAGGACGCCGTTTCGGCTGA
- a CDS encoding DUF2958 domain-containing protein, translated as MILLTDELRAQLLANGRQSDADHVPVVKFFNPLGEGAWLATELAADGDTLFGLADLGEPELGYFSLEEMTSVRLPFGLGIERDILFTGDFPISVWAEAARETGSIRRAERIIRTARQSLWEGV; from the coding sequence ATGATCCTCCTGACCGACGAGTTGCGCGCGCAGCTTCTGGCCAATGGCCGCCAAAGCGATGCCGACCATGTGCCGGTGGTGAAATTCTTCAACCCGCTTGGCGAGGGCGCGTGGCTCGCGACCGAGTTGGCCGCCGACGGCGACACGCTGTTCGGGCTGGCCGATCTCGGCGAGCCGGAGCTGGGCTATTTCTCGCTGGAGGAAATGACCTCGGTGCGCTTGCCCTTCGGGCTCGGCATCGAACGCGACATCCTCTTTACCGGCGACTTCCCGATCTCGGTCTGGGCCGAAGCCGCGCGGGAGACCGGCAGCATCCGCCGGGCCGAACGGATCATCCGCACGGCCCGACAGTCCCTGTGGGAGGGCGTGTGA
- a CDS encoding zincin-like metallopeptidase domain-containing protein translates to MSRYDHTPRSGSDRTNLYDEITGKIIAELEAGRFPWVQPWGKATAKAPLGLPQNASTGRAYGGINILILWGAVVQHGFPGQGWLTYRQAAALGGNVRKGEHGTTVVYADRFTPEDEKRRARETGEEPGTIPFLKRFTVFNAAQCEGLPEGIAVAMPPPPPGLIEPRVEAIIKATGIDFRIGGDRAFYVPALDHVVVPPPQAYFEPINWHRTALHELGHATGHASRLNRDFSGSFGTRKYAFEELVAEMSAAFCCASLGIVPTVRHADYIGSWLEVLREDNRAIVRAASQASKAADWILAHLPKAEPSDASTDTIDRTAA, encoded by the coding sequence ATGTCGAGATATGACCACACCCCACGCTCCGGCTCGGACCGGACGAACCTCTATGACGAGATCACCGGCAAGATCATCGCCGAACTCGAGGCCGGGCGCTTTCCCTGGGTCCAGCCATGGGGCAAGGCCACCGCCAAGGCCCCGCTCGGCCTGCCGCAGAACGCCAGTACCGGCCGCGCCTACGGCGGCATCAATATCCTGATCCTTTGGGGCGCCGTGGTTCAGCACGGTTTCCCCGGACAGGGCTGGCTCACCTATCGCCAGGCGGCTGCCCTTGGCGGCAATGTCCGCAAGGGCGAACACGGCACCACCGTCGTCTATGCCGATCGCTTCACGCCCGAGGACGAGAAGCGGCGGGCGAGAGAGACCGGCGAGGAACCGGGCACGATCCCGTTCTTGAAGCGGTTCACCGTGTTCAATGCTGCCCAATGCGAGGGGCTGCCCGAGGGCATTGCCGTCGCCATGCCTCCCCCGCCGCCCGGCCTGATCGAGCCGAGGGTCGAGGCCATTATCAAAGCCACCGGCATCGACTTCCGCATCGGCGGGGATCGCGCCTTCTATGTCCCGGCCCTCGACCATGTGGTCGTGCCGCCGCCGCAAGCCTATTTCGAGCCGATCAACTGGCATCGGACGGCCCTGCACGAACTGGGTCATGCCACTGGCCATGCGTCCCGGCTGAACCGGGATTTCTCCGGCAGCTTCGGCACCAGGAAATACGCTTTCGAGGAACTGGTTGCCGAGATGAGCGCCGCGTTCTGCTGCGCCTCGCTCGGCATCGTGCCGACAGTGCGCCATGCCGACTACATCGGCTCCTGGCTGGAGGTGCTGCGCGAGGACAACCGCGCCATCGTGCGCGCCGCCTCGCAGGCGAGCAAGGCGGCCGACTGGATTTTGGCCCATCTGCCAAAGGCCGAACCTTCGGACGCCAGCACCGACACAATCGACAGGACGGCGGCATGA
- a CDS encoding chromosome partitioning protein ParB codes for MARAAKKKKPALPMIEFSRARDIPFNRIRLSADNVRETDIEAGLDDLAHDIERREDLIQGINVRAILDEDGNETGDFETPAGGRRFRVISRLIKAGRFPEDGLVPCIVKKTDAKTSAIDDSLAENLLRLALHPLDQFKAFKRMFDMGMSKEEIADAWRTTPRYIMQRLRLATVAPSLLDAYAKNEMTLAMLEAFTVNPDHERQQQVWERVSNSWQKEPWQIRSMLTETTVPAADKRARFIGIDAYEAAGGPVLRDLFSEENGGWLQDVTLLDRLVDEKLRTVADEIAGQGWKWIDAAVELPYGHTNGLRRLVGVTQELTDEERATREALRDEYDELESQYAEADDLPDEVDQRLAEIEAELEAFENRPVTFAPEDIARAGVFVSLDREGGLIVSSGYVRPEDEQPEAVDGEDADPSDPDAVQRAVITVGGEPVPDGEEEDEDTVKPLPERLVTDLTAWRTLALRNALAENPHVAMTALLHKLVLDTFERTATSGTSLYAAVRHIYLPTDATGLADSAAAKMIDERGDAWRGDIPTGDDDRLWHWIDGLDDASRLALLAHCVSFGVNALYERPNPYSGNGISQHGLDRRMAETERLAQATGLDLVEAGWRPTVENYLGRVTKTRILEAVREGAGDRAADLIAHLKKGDMAKEAERLLADTGWLPEPLRPATDAQAVDGAVDQDEDDVALPDFLAADDEEAAPETAALVAAE; via the coding sequence ATGGCAAGAGCTGCCAAGAAAAAGAAACCCGCCCTCCCGATGATCGAATTCTCGCGGGCGCGGGACATTCCGTTCAACCGGATCAGGCTGTCCGCAGACAACGTGCGCGAAACCGACATCGAGGCGGGCCTTGACGATCTCGCCCATGACATTGAGCGCCGTGAGGATCTGATCCAGGGCATCAATGTCCGCGCCATCCTCGACGAGGACGGCAACGAGACCGGCGATTTCGAGACTCCGGCCGGCGGTCGCCGCTTCCGGGTGATCAGCCGTCTGATCAAGGCTGGGCGCTTCCCCGAGGACGGCCTCGTTCCCTGCATCGTCAAGAAGACCGATGCCAAGACCTCAGCCATCGACGACTCGCTGGCCGAGAACCTGCTGCGCCTCGCCCTACATCCGCTCGACCAGTTCAAGGCGTTCAAGCGGATGTTCGATATGGGCATGTCGAAGGAGGAGATCGCCGACGCCTGGCGGACCACGCCGCGCTACATCATGCAGCGTCTTCGCCTCGCGACCGTCGCGCCATCCCTGCTCGACGCCTATGCGAAGAACGAGATGACGCTGGCGATGCTGGAAGCCTTCACCGTCAACCCCGATCACGAGCGTCAGCAGCAGGTCTGGGAGCGCGTCAGCAATTCCTGGCAGAAGGAACCCTGGCAGATCCGCAGCATGCTGACCGAGACCACGGTTCCGGCCGCCGACAAGCGCGCCCGCTTCATCGGCATTGACGCCTATGAGGCAGCGGGCGGCCCGGTGCTGCGCGATCTCTTCTCCGAGGAGAACGGCGGCTGGTTGCAGGACGTCACGCTTCTCGACCGGCTGGTCGACGAGAAGTTGCGCACCGTCGCCGACGAGATCGCCGGTCAGGGCTGGAAATGGATCGACGCGGCGGTCGAGCTTCCTTACGGCCACACCAACGGCCTGCGCAGGCTGGTCGGCGTGACCCAGGAGCTGACCGACGAGGAGCGCGCCACCCGCGAGGCCCTGCGCGACGAGTATGATGAACTCGAATCGCAGTATGCCGAAGCTGACGATCTGCCCGATGAGGTCGATCAGCGGCTTGCCGAGATCGAGGCTGAGCTGGAAGCTTTCGAGAACCGGCCCGTCACCTTCGCGCCGGAGGATATCGCCCGTGCCGGGGTGTTCGTCAGCCTCGACCGCGAGGGCGGGCTGATCGTCAGCAGCGGCTACGTGCGTCCCGAGGACGAGCAGCCGGAGGCCGTCGACGGCGAGGATGCGGACCCGTCCGATCCCGATGCCGTGCAGCGCGCGGTCATCACCGTCGGCGGCGAGCCGGTCCCCGATGGCGAGGAGGAGGACGAAGATACCGTCAAGCCGCTGCCCGAGCGGTTGGTGACGGATCTGACCGCCTGGCGCACGCTGGCATTGCGCAATGCGCTCGCCGAAAATCCGCACGTCGCCATGACCGCCCTGCTGCACAAGCTGGTTCTCGATACTTTCGAGCGCACCGCCACCTCGGGAACGAGCCTCTATGCCGCCGTGCGTCATATCTATCTTCCCACGGATGCGACCGGGCTCGCCGACAGCGCCGCGGCAAAGATGATCGACGAACGCGGGGATGCCTGGCGGGGCGACATACCCACCGGCGATGACGATCGCCTCTGGCACTGGATCGACGGCCTCGACGATGCGAGTCGTCTCGCATTGCTGGCCCATTGCGTCAGCTTCGGCGTCAACGCGCTTTACGAGCGGCCGAACCCCTACTCGGGCAACGGTATCTCGCAGCACGGTCTCGACCGCCGCATGGCCGAGACCGAACGGCTGGCGCAGGCCACGGGCCTCGATCTCGTCGAAGCGGGCTGGAGGCCCACGGTCGAGAACTATCTGGGCCGCGTGACCAAGACCCGCATCCTCGAAGCGGTCCGCGAAGGCGCCGGTGATCGGGCCGCCGATCTCATCGCGCATCTGAAGAAGGGCGACATGGCGAAGGAGGCCGAACGGCTTCTGGCCGACACTGGCTGGCTGCCGGAGCCTCTGCGCCCTGCCACGGATGCGCAGGCCGTGGACGGCGCGGTCGATCAGGACGAGGACGATGTGGCGCTGCCGGACTTTCTCGCCGCCGATGACGAGGAGGCCGCCCCCGAGACGGCCGCACTCGTCGCTGCCGAGTAA
- a CDS encoding thermonuclease family protein, translated as MLSHIVVSVLLCTATCEPAEVRVWDGDSIRVGPTRQAEAVRIFNIDAPEIEGQCASESDLALQAKTRLADLLHGRRVEILRQSTDRYGRTLAAIRVEGHDVGDILVGEGLARTWAGRREPWC; from the coding sequence ATGCTCAGCCACATCGTCGTTTCCGTCCTGCTCTGCACGGCAACCTGCGAACCGGCCGAAGTCCGGGTCTGGGATGGAGATTCCATCCGCGTGGGCCCAACGCGGCAAGCGGAAGCGGTTCGGATCTTCAACATCGATGCCCCCGAGATCGAGGGGCAATGCGCCTCTGAATCCGATCTCGCGCTGCAAGCGAAGACCAGGCTCGCCGATCTCCTGCATGGGCGGCGCGTTGAAATCCTGCGTCAGAGCACGGACCGCTATGGCCGGACCCTGGCGGCGATCCGCGTCGAAGGCCACGACGTCGGCGATATTCTCGTCGGCGAAGGGCTGGCGAGAACCTGGGCTGGACGGCGCGAGCCCTGGTGCTGA